A stretch of the Thiomicrorhabdus indica genome encodes the following:
- a CDS encoding MTH895/ArsE family thioredoxin-like protein — protein sequence MKGNLMVRLTTTLILIAIGLAHFSEQTDLMGLNWLWLAIMPALMGLQATFTGWCPAEMLGKFSKTGACCPDGSCGMSSKAKEGATIEKSTPCCGEQETQVSSCCNEQRSEQFEIKVLGTGCATCVNTVKLIETTAEELGVSVIVTKVEDISDIATYGVMSTPGIVIHDQVVHSGSMPNKKMIAQWLSA from the coding sequence ATGAAAGGAAATTTAATGGTACGGCTGACGACGACGTTAATTCTAATCGCGATTGGTTTGGCACATTTTTCAGAACAGACGGATTTAATGGGTTTGAACTGGTTGTGGTTAGCCATTATGCCTGCGCTTATGGGATTACAAGCGACTTTTACCGGCTGGTGTCCAGCCGAAATGCTAGGCAAGTTTTCTAAAACAGGTGCGTGTTGTCCTGACGGAAGCTGTGGAATGTCATCTAAGGCAAAAGAAGGTGCGACAATTGAAAAGTCAACGCCTTGTTGTGGAGAGCAAGAAACGCAGGTTTCATCCTGTTGTAATGAACAGAGAAGTGAGCAGTTTGAAATCAAAGTGTTAGGAACCGGTTGTGCTACTTGTGTTAATACCGTGAAGTTAATCGAAACCACAGCCGAAGAATTGGGCGTGTCAGTAATAGTGACCAAAGTTGAAGATATTTCTGACATTGCAACTTATGGCGTAATGAGTACACCGGGAATTGTCATTCATGATCAAGTCGTGCACTCTGGCAGTATGCCGAATAAAAAAATGATTGCTCAGTGGTTATCAGCTTAA
- a CDS encoding permease has protein sequence MFEQIGNWVAFELLSLSIESQLGAAVQFFVMDTLKIFFLLVVIIYLMGLLRAFVSTERVRQLVAGRPKWQARALAITLGSVTPFCSCSSVPLFIGFVEARIPLGITFAFLIASPMINEVAVVLLITILGWEVALLYVLAGITVAYIGSMVIERFKPERWVESYVWDIKMRQQQETKAHSGGMLQRHDFAWNEVKVIVKRIWHWVFIGIALGAAFHGYVPEAWVTTYLSDAVSWWSVPVAVLVGVPLYSNATGVIPFIEAMLGKGVPIGTSLALMMSIAALSLPELLILRKVIRWPALAVFVGVLVVAFILVGYLFNFLYA, from the coding sequence ATGTTTGAACAAATTGGTAACTGGGTTGCATTTGAACTTTTATCTTTAAGTATCGAGTCGCAATTAGGCGCGGCAGTGCAATTTTTTGTAATGGATACGCTAAAGATTTTTTTCTTATTGGTGGTCATTATTTATTTGATGGGACTGTTACGAGCGTTTGTTTCTACTGAACGCGTCCGGCAATTGGTTGCGGGACGGCCAAAATGGCAGGCACGCGCTTTGGCCATTACTTTGGGCAGTGTGACACCGTTTTGTTCTTGCTCTTCAGTACCACTGTTTATTGGATTTGTGGAGGCACGAATTCCATTGGGAATTACGTTTGCGTTTTTAATTGCCAGCCCAATGATTAATGAAGTCGCAGTGGTTTTGCTGATTACAATTTTAGGTTGGGAGGTGGCTCTGCTTTATGTGTTGGCCGGTATTACAGTGGCCTATATTGGCTCGATGGTGATTGAACGGTTTAAACCTGAACGTTGGGTAGAGTCTTATGTTTGGGATATTAAGATGCGTCAACAACAAGAAACAAAAGCACACTCCGGTGGGATGCTGCAACGCCATGATTTTGCTTGGAACGAAGTCAAAGTCATTGTGAAACGTATTTGGCATTGGGTTTTCATTGGGATTGCACTCGGTGCGGCTTTTCATGGCTATGTACCAGAAGCGTGGGTAACGACCTATTTGAGTGATGCGGTAAGTTGGTGGAGTGTTCCGGTAGCTGTTTTGGTTGGGGTTCCTTTGTATTCCAATGCGACCGGTGTGATTCCATTTATAGAAGCGATGCTTGGAAAAGGTGTGCCGATAGGAACCAGCCTCGCTTTAATGATGAGTATCGCTGCTTTGTCATTACCAGAGCTTTTGATTTTACGCAAAGTCATTCGCTGGCCTGCGTTAGCCGTGTTTGTGGGTGTATTGGTAGTGGCTTTTATTCTAGTAGGTTATCTATTTAATTTTTTATATGCTTGA
- a CDS encoding alpha/beta hydrolase produces the protein MSIGLLSAIVTCVFLMAIMAIHIGFRAPRLANEEPSKGVVFDVVEFEGKQKTLLHGWWLPAGDNFETTVVLLHGWGANKSLLLTLAKAFHNIHCHVLMIDAHNHGDSQSRGVATMPKFSEDLDSAIAWCRSNRPEHSQKVLAVGHSVGAAATLLSASKTSHADAYIAISSFAHPKLMMKRHLGKLSKIPLLTWLLSAYVQKVIGHRFDEIAPVNTIQQISKPVLCLHGNRDSVIPIEDFHLICKSSKNSNVQCAEIADADHDSIDLIEQNFSLIESFLADLDNFKSRGINTV, from the coding sequence ATGTCAATAGGGCTCCTATCCGCTATTGTCACCTGCGTTTTTTTGATGGCAATTATGGCCATTCATATAGGATTTAGAGCCCCAAGATTAGCCAACGAGGAACCTTCCAAAGGCGTCGTTTTTGACGTCGTTGAATTTGAAGGCAAGCAGAAAACATTGCTGCATGGATGGTGGTTACCGGCCGGTGACAATTTTGAAACCACTGTGGTGCTGTTACATGGATGGGGTGCGAACAAAAGCCTACTTTTGACTTTAGCGAAGGCATTTCACAACATCCACTGTCATGTGTTGATGATTGATGCACACAACCATGGTGATAGCCAATCCAGAGGGGTGGCGACTATGCCTAAGTTTTCTGAAGACTTGGATTCAGCCATTGCTTGGTGTCGGTCTAATCGTCCAGAACACAGTCAAAAAGTTTTAGCCGTTGGGCACTCTGTCGGAGCGGCGGCAACGCTTTTATCTGCTTCAAAAACCTCTCATGCGGATGCATACATTGCAATTTCCAGTTTTGCTCATCCAAAACTAATGATGAAAAGACACTTGGGTAAGCTGAGTAAAATCCCTTTATTAACTTGGTTGTTAAGTGCTTATGTTCAAAAAGTGATTGGACACCGTTTTGATGAGATTGCTCCTGTGAATACCATTCAGCAAATCAGTAAACCTGTTCTTTGTTTGCATGGAAATCGAGATAGTGTTATCCCCATTGAAGATTTCCATTTAATTTGCAAATCATCGAAAAATTCCAATGTTCAATGCGCCGAGATCGCAGATGCAGATCATGACTCGATTGATTTAATAGAGCAGAATTTCTCACTCATAGAATCTTTTTTAGCTGATTTAGACAACTTTAAATCTCGCGGTATAAACACTGTATAA